A genomic segment from Abyssibacter profundi encodes:
- a CDS encoding sensor histidine kinase, which produces MPVDAQSLDAPTLDDGLTRRVVIAASAGLSLISGMLLYTISQLPHQGAAEYATAAVSGLACLLPGVLAYWRPQWTTACGTALAIAVAVGVGVRIARVMHGPIFDDPSIGVFMPVFGFVPLVFMLIALLASGRVSRVVNWGLWLGILLVCMPQLLPLLGTAGAARSGALQLSYFLVIGLPVALALLELLQRLRVNLHREQSLARALRTAQAQLDLAVRGAGVGLWQCQARADGSMWWSDRMYSLLGQAPQDGSAHMDALRALCHPADVDALELLEARVNEASFDQQLRLRMPDRAYRWFALKGQAVGSEDGGLRLAGALLDIDDQKRAEQALHDARALLDAIVQHAPAVIYAKDRESRYLMVNPAWCQLLGVDDPALALGRTDSAFLDPDTRARVREQERRVMDSGEVVSHHDTVSLEGVARSFLSIRFPLRGMDGNVSGVVGIALDVSEMREAHDRLEALNKELEQFIYIVSHDLNSPLRAIRGFGDLMQSRFGQELPDGSAMYLEQMLKGADTMRDMLGAMLELSRATRNPEGARWIGLDELLLSALSRLEETLDGLPVVVCAGTMPLVHGESAQLVDMLTRLLHNAVKYRDPERPLRVQVEAKETPGGRICIHVRDNGIGFRGDQAERVFRVYQKLHPDSRYAGMGMGLAIVEKIVRAHEGRVSAESTPGQGSCFTVELPLPAESG; this is translated from the coding sequence ATGCCAGTGGATGCACAGTCGCTAGATGCACCGACCTTAGACGACGGCCTGACCCGACGCGTCGTCATCGCGGCTTCGGCCGGCTTGTCGCTGATCTCCGGCATGCTGCTGTATACCATCAGCCAGCTACCGCATCAGGGTGCGGCGGAGTATGCGACGGCGGCCGTGAGCGGGCTGGCTTGCTTACTTCCCGGCGTGCTCGCCTACTGGCGCCCGCAATGGACCACCGCCTGCGGAACCGCGTTGGCGATCGCGGTGGCGGTCGGCGTCGGCGTTCGCATCGCTCGGGTCATGCATGGCCCGATTTTCGATGACCCCAGCATTGGCGTGTTCATGCCGGTGTTCGGGTTCGTCCCTCTGGTGTTCATGCTCATCGCACTCCTGGCCTCTGGCCGTGTATCACGCGTTGTTAATTGGGGCCTTTGGCTGGGCATTCTGCTGGTGTGCATGCCGCAGTTGTTGCCGTTGCTCGGTACGGCCGGGGCGGCGCGCTCGGGGGCATTGCAACTGAGCTATTTTCTCGTGATCGGGTTACCGGTCGCTCTGGCGTTGCTGGAATTGCTTCAGCGCCTGCGAGTGAATCTGCACCGTGAGCAATCACTCGCGCGTGCGCTGCGGACTGCCCAGGCGCAGTTGGATCTGGCCGTGCGTGGAGCCGGGGTTGGCCTCTGGCAATGTCAGGCGCGAGCGGACGGATCGATGTGGTGGTCCGATCGCATGTATAGCCTGCTGGGGCAGGCGCCGCAGGATGGCTCGGCACACATGGACGCGCTGCGAGCCCTGTGTCACCCCGCGGATGTCGATGCCTTGGAGCTGTTGGAGGCGCGGGTGAATGAGGCGTCATTCGACCAGCAGCTACGGCTGCGTATGCCGGATCGGGCGTATCGCTGGTTCGCGCTCAAGGGCCAGGCCGTAGGCAGCGAGGACGGCGGTTTGCGGCTGGCGGGTGCGTTGCTTGATATCGACGATCAAAAACGTGCCGAGCAGGCATTACACGATGCGCGGGCATTGCTGGATGCGATCGTCCAGCACGCACCCGCGGTGATCTATGCCAAAGATCGAGAATCGCGCTATCTGATGGTCAACCCGGCTTGGTGCCAGTTGCTGGGGGTCGATGATCCTGCTCTGGCACTTGGCCGCACCGATTCCGCATTCCTCGATCCAGACACGCGCGCGCGGGTCCGAGAGCAGGAACGGCGGGTGATGGACAGCGGTGAAGTGGTCAGCCATCACGACACCGTATCGCTCGAGGGCGTTGCGCGGAGCTTTCTGAGCATCCGGTTTCCGCTGCGAGGGATGGATGGGAACGTCTCCGGGGTGGTCGGGATTGCGCTGGATGTCAGCGAGATGCGAGAGGCGCATGACCGGCTGGAGGCTTTAAACAAAGAGCTGGAACAGTTCATCTATATCGTCTCGCACGACCTCAATAGCCCGTTGCGCGCGATCCGCGGATTTGGTGATTTGATGCAGTCCCGTTTCGGCCAGGAACTGCCTGACGGCAGCGCCATGTACCTGGAGCAAATGCTCAAGGGGGCCGATACCATGCGGGACATGCTGGGTGCGATGCTGGAATTGTCCCGTGCGACGCGAAATCCTGAGGGCGCGCGATGGATCGGACTCGACGAGTTGCTTTTATCCGCCCTGTCCCGGCTGGAAGAGACGTTGGACGGCCTGCCCGTCGTCGTCTGTGCCGGCACCATGCCCCTCGTCCACGGCGAGTCCGCGCAGCTGGTCGACATGTTGACGCGGCTACTGCACAACGCGGTGAAGTACCGCGACCCTGAGCGACCACTCCGCGTGCAGGTGGAAGCCAAGGAAACCCCCGGCGGCCGGATCTGCATTCATGTCCGCGACAATGGCATCGGCTTTCGTGGCGACCAGGCTGAACGCGTCTTCCGTGTTTATCAGAAATTGCATCCGGACAGTCGCTACGCAGGTATGGGCATGGGCTTGGCCATCGTGGAGAAGATCGTCCGGGCCCATGAAGGTCGCGTGTCTGCCGAGAGTACACCGGGCCAGGGCAGCTGTTTTACCGTTGAACTGCCACTGCCGGCAGAGTCCGGCTAG
- a CDS encoding 5-(carboxyamino)imidazole ribonucleotide synthase: MKLGIFGGGQLGRMLAQAALPLDVECQVLDPTEAPCAAAAARHIHGDYADQHALDALTDGVDAVTYEFENVPVDAVKYVAARLPASPGATSLACAQDRAHEKQLFEDLGIDLAPWAEVDDFAGLREAVARIGLPAVLKTRRFGYDGKGQVVIRGADELEAAWQTVGAQPCVLETFVPFEREVSMIAVRSLSGETRCYALTENVHRDGILRQSAPLDGDALQADAEAALAKVMKALDHVGVMAFEFFVAEGRLLANEIAPRVHNSGHWTIDGAVCSQFENHVRAVLGLPLGDTATRGPCVMLNAIGEMPTTAELAAVAGCRIHAYGKAPRPGRKIGHVTLIADSSSALSDRLPALQAMMGV, translated from the coding sequence ATGAAGCTCGGGATTTTTGGCGGCGGCCAACTTGGCCGCATGCTGGCGCAGGCTGCCTTGCCTCTCGATGTGGAGTGTCAGGTCCTCGACCCGACGGAGGCCCCCTGTGCGGCCGCCGCGGCCCGTCACATCCATGGCGATTATGCGGATCAACATGCCCTGGATGCCCTGACCGATGGCGTCGATGCCGTCACCTACGAGTTCGAGAACGTCCCGGTCGACGCGGTGAAGTATGTAGCCGCTCGCCTGCCAGCCTCGCCAGGCGCGACATCTCTGGCCTGCGCCCAGGATCGGGCGCACGAGAAGCAGCTATTCGAAGACCTCGGCATCGACCTCGCCCCTTGGGCCGAGGTCGACGACTTCGCCGGTTTGCGTGAAGCCGTTGCCCGGATCGGTCTGCCTGCCGTGCTTAAAACACGCCGTTTCGGCTACGACGGCAAAGGGCAGGTTGTCATACGCGGGGCGGATGAGCTGGAAGCCGCCTGGCAAACGGTTGGCGCCCAGCCCTGCGTGTTGGAAACCTTTGTACCGTTCGAGCGGGAAGTCTCCATGATCGCAGTGCGTAGCCTCAGCGGAGAGACCCGTTGTTATGCGCTGACCGAAAATGTGCATCGCGACGGCATTTTGAGGCAATCGGCGCCGCTGGACGGGGATGCGCTGCAGGCCGATGCCGAAGCGGCTCTAGCCAAGGTCATGAAGGCGCTGGATCATGTGGGCGTCATGGCCTTCGAGTTCTTTGTGGCCGAGGGCCGGCTGCTGGCCAATGAGATCGCGCCACGCGTCCACAATTCCGGACATTGGACCATTGACGGTGCGGTGTGTAGCCAGTTCGAAAATCACGTACGGGCCGTGCTGGGCCTGCCGTTGGGCGATACGGCGACGCGCGGGCCGTGCGTCATGCTCAATGCCATTGGTGAGATGCCGACCACCGCGGAGTTGGCTGCAGTCGCTGGTTGCCGAATTCACGCCTACGGCAAAGCTCCTCGACCAGGCCGCAAGATTGGGCATGTCACGCTCATTGCCGACTCAAGCTCTGCCCTGAGTGACCGATTACCAGCCCTGCAAGCCATGATGGGTGTGTAA
- the purE gene encoding 5-(carboxyamino)imidazole ribonucleotide mutase has protein sequence MPGSLQTLVTGESNLVSETPLVGVIMGSRSDWDTMQHAVQKLEELGVPHEVRVVSAHRTPDLLFDYAQSAQARGLLAIIAGAGGAAHLPGMVAAKTVVPVLGVPVQSRALNGLDSLLSIVQMPGGVPVATLAIGKAGATNAGLLAASIVGAHRPDVLSALEAFRRSQTERVLADADPREPA, from the coding sequence ATGCCGGGCTCGCTGCAAACCCTTGTAACTGGTGAGAGCAATCTGGTGAGTGAAACCCCGCTAGTAGGCGTGATCATGGGATCCCGGTCGGACTGGGACACCATGCAGCATGCGGTGCAGAAGCTTGAGGAGTTGGGCGTGCCGCATGAGGTTCGCGTGGTATCGGCCCATCGGACCCCTGATCTGCTATTCGACTATGCCCAATCGGCCCAGGCACGTGGCCTGCTGGCGATTATCGCGGGCGCAGGGGGCGCGGCTCATCTGCCCGGAATGGTGGCCGCCAAAACGGTCGTGCCGGTGCTGGGTGTGCCCGTTCAATCACGCGCCTTGAATGGACTGGATTCCTTGCTCTCGATAGTTCAAATGCCCGGCGGTGTGCCCGTGGCCACTCTGGCGATTGGTAAGGCGGGTGCGACAAACGCCGGGTTGCTTGCAGCCTCCATTGTCGGGGCACACCGGCCCGACGTGCTGTCGGCGCTGGAGGCATTTCGTCGTTCGCAGACGGAGCGCGTACTGGCCGATGCTGATCCCAGGGAGCCGGCATGA
- a CDS encoding SIMPL domain-containing protein, translated as MKTRLLKGVGLSLLLAGCQVQAPADQQDTIQVSGESTIEAVPDQAELRFAVEHQSTTVESAQDQVDTVVGRLLQLAEGLEIERAAIQTTGLNIRPDYQWLAEPRRRSLNGYVVTRHITIQLNDLSQLGTLMSGAVKAGVNQVEPPQFDVGNRAALQQRALTNAVQAARSRAEAMAQAVDQSVGAAISLRAVDLGHSPPQPMMMRAAAESSGAASTYEVGRLTVAARVDATFRLE; from the coding sequence ATGAAGACAAGACTTCTCAAGGGGGTCGGGCTGAGTCTGCTACTGGCGGGATGCCAGGTTCAGGCGCCGGCTGATCAGCAGGATACGATCCAGGTCAGCGGTGAGTCGACGATCGAAGCGGTGCCTGACCAAGCGGAACTACGATTTGCAGTTGAGCACCAGTCCACAACTGTGGAGTCCGCACAGGATCAAGTCGACACGGTCGTAGGGCGCCTGCTGCAGCTCGCCGAGGGCCTTGAGATTGAGCGCGCGGCGATCCAGACCACAGGGCTGAACATCCGGCCGGACTACCAATGGCTGGCTGAACCGAGGCGCCGCAGCCTGAATGGGTATGTGGTGACGCGGCACATTACGATTCAGCTGAACGATTTGAGCCAGCTTGGCACGTTGATGTCAGGTGCCGTTAAGGCCGGGGTTAATCAGGTGGAGCCGCCTCAATTCGATGTGGGCAATCGTGCAGCGCTTCAGCAGCGCGCGTTGACCAATGCGGTACAGGCGGCGCGTTCGCGCGCCGAGGCGATGGCGCAGGCGGTTGATCAGTCGGTCGGGGCTGCGATCTCGCTTCGCGCCGTCGACCTGGGTCACTCACCCCCACAGCCCATGATGATGCGCGCTGCCGCGGAGTCATCTGGCGCCGCTTCAACCTATGAGGTCGGGCGGCTGACCGTCGCGGCGCGCGTGGATGCGACGTTTCGGCTCGAGTAA
- the sufT gene encoding putative Fe-S cluster assembly protein SufT, with amino-acid sequence MHGTTSEPVTLRRDVIGILIPAGDKVELPEDTDAVITQALGGSYTIYVEGHLFRIDGKDADALGKQPEGELTLPDNASDEDVEQLIWEQMKTCYDPEIPVNIVDLGLIYRCQIEHGEQGREVTVDMTLTAPGCGMGDILVNDVRTKVLKVPTVETAHVELVFDPPWSQNMMSEAARLATGML; translated from the coding sequence ATGCACGGCACGACCAGCGAACCCGTCACCCTCCGCCGCGATGTCATTGGCATTTTGATACCCGCAGGCGACAAGGTGGAGCTACCCGAAGACACCGATGCCGTGATCACCCAGGCACTGGGTGGCAGCTACACCATCTATGTCGAGGGGCATCTGTTTCGTATTGACGGCAAAGATGCGGACGCGCTGGGCAAGCAGCCCGAAGGTGAGCTGACGTTGCCGGACAATGCCAGCGATGAGGACGTTGAGCAGCTGATCTGGGAACAGATGAAAACCTGCTACGACCCGGAGATTCCGGTCAATATCGTTGATCTCGGGCTGATTTATCGCTGCCAGATCGAGCATGGCGAGCAGGGCCGCGAGGTGACCGTGGATATGACCCTCACCGCGCCCGGCTGTGGCATGGGCGACATTCTCGTCAATGATGTTCGCACCAAGGTGCTTAAAGTCCCGACCGTTGAGACCGCACACGTGGAGCTGGTGTTTGACCCGCCCTGGAGTCAGAACATGATGTCGGAGGCAGCCCGACTTGCGACCGGAATGCTCTAG
- a CDS encoding ParM/StbA family protein yields MQSDTSKQTQPAASSMKVIGVDIGFGFTKVTDGKQVEIFKSVLGDPADIQFRESLLDASGQRVPHRHIETEDGAWFVGELAEAQSRGRSFTLDQDKLIAGFLRTLTLTALSDVVDDGSPIRLVTGLPISYYRRHKNELIDKLQQRHSFTMIDQQGQRVDRTLNIERVRVIPQPFGTMFHLLLNDFGRASDRRLATEKIGIIDVGFKTADYTISDKTRYSERGSQSTDAGISKAFKSIAAALHEKSGVNVELYRLYDAVGEGSIKIRGRTFDLEKITAHAMQRLATSIATEVNQLWADDWDIDSIVVTGGGGAALAPYLNAQLVGQVLEVESGEDTRLNNVRGYQKYGMHLWQK; encoded by the coding sequence ATGCAGAGTGATACCAGCAAGCAGACGCAGCCCGCCGCAAGCTCTATGAAAGTGATTGGCGTCGATATTGGTTTTGGCTTCACCAAAGTGACCGACGGAAAACAGGTCGAGATCTTCAAGTCCGTGCTTGGAGACCCGGCGGATATTCAGTTTCGCGAGAGTTTGCTAGACGCATCCGGACAACGGGTGCCCCACCGTCATATCGAGACAGAGGACGGTGCCTGGTTTGTCGGCGAGCTCGCAGAAGCACAGAGTCGTGGTCGCAGTTTTACGCTAGACCAGGACAAGTTGATTGCCGGCTTCCTGCGAACGCTAACCCTGACCGCCTTGTCCGATGTCGTGGATGATGGTTCCCCCATACGACTCGTCACCGGGCTGCCAATTAGCTACTACAGGCGGCACAAGAATGAGCTCATCGATAAGCTGCAACAACGTCACAGCTTCACGATGATCGATCAGCAGGGCCAGCGAGTTGACCGCACTCTGAATATTGAACGTGTCCGGGTCATCCCCCAGCCGTTCGGAACGATGTTCCATTTGCTGTTAAACGATTTTGGCCGGGCGTCCGACCGCCGTCTCGCAACAGAAAAGATCGGCATTATCGACGTGGGCTTTAAGACAGCCGATTACACCATCTCGGACAAGACGCGCTATTCCGAACGCGGTAGCCAGTCGACCGATGCCGGCATATCAAAGGCATTTAAATCTATTGCTGCCGCACTGCACGAGAAAAGCGGCGTCAATGTCGAGCTTTACCGGCTGTACGATGCCGTGGGCGAGGGCAGCATCAAAATTCGGGGCCGGACGTTTGACCTAGAGAAGATCACGGCGCATGCCATGCAACGGCTTGCGACAAGCATCGCCACAGAAGTGAATCAACTCTGGGCCGATGATTGGGATATCGATTCCATTGTCGTCACGGGAGGGGGCGGCGCTGCGCTTGCTCCTTATTTGAACGCGCAGCTCGTCGGCCAAGTGCTGGAGGTGGAGAGCGGCGAAGACACCCGACTGAATAACGTCCGCGGTTACCAGAAGTACGGAATGCACTTATGGCAGAAGTAG
- a CDS encoding aldehyde dehydrogenase family protein, protein MSTPAEQLAASDTAPDVAAIDTIFRSQQATALQWRRSTPAERIERIKKLVALVQDNTDRIYAAAHADFRKPESEVDISEIMPVLAEARKNIKKLKKWMKPKRVMPTSTTFGTKAWIQYEPRGVSLIISPWNYPLNLSFMPLVSALGAGCPAIIKPSEMTPHMSALMKELIESAFDPSEVAVIEGDVRASQALLSLPFDHIFFTGSPTVGKIVMKAAAEHLTSVTLELGGKSPVIVDETANVKRAAESITWGKFANNGQTCIAPDYLFVHESVKEAFVEAASAQIRKFYGDNPEQSADYCRIVNGRHHGRIQGLMTEAVDKGARIAHGGQSNDEEHFLAPTLITDVPADARIMEEEIFGPLLPILTYTDLDQVLGHINENPKPLALYLFSRDQATMDKVMHSTSAGSTCINTNMVQYLHGNLPFGGVNNSGIGNAHGHWGFKAFSHERSVVRDKFSMTKMFNPPYTDFVKKMIKFTVNHAA, encoded by the coding sequence ATGAGCACTCCTGCTGAACAGCTAGCTGCTAGCGACACCGCACCCGATGTCGCAGCCATCGATACCATTTTCCGGTCTCAACAGGCCACGGCTTTGCAATGGCGTCGATCCACCCCTGCTGAACGCATCGAGCGCATTAAAAAGCTGGTCGCGCTGGTTCAGGACAACACCGACCGAATCTATGCCGCGGCGCATGCCGATTTCCGCAAGCCGGAATCCGAAGTCGATATTTCGGAAATCATGCCGGTACTTGCTGAAGCGCGTAAGAACATCAAGAAACTTAAGAAGTGGATGAAACCTAAACGGGTGATGCCCACGTCCACGACGTTTGGAACCAAGGCGTGGATCCAATACGAGCCACGCGGCGTTAGCTTGATCATCTCACCGTGGAATTACCCGCTCAATCTAAGCTTCATGCCCTTGGTGAGCGCACTGGGTGCCGGCTGCCCGGCCATCATCAAACCTTCTGAAATGACGCCACATATGTCGGCGCTCATGAAAGAATTAATCGAATCAGCCTTTGATCCAAGCGAAGTGGCCGTGATTGAAGGTGATGTGCGCGCATCACAGGCACTGCTTTCGTTGCCATTTGACCACATCTTCTTCACCGGCAGCCCAACCGTCGGCAAGATCGTCATGAAGGCAGCGGCCGAGCATCTTACTTCAGTCACGCTGGAGCTCGGCGGCAAGAGCCCCGTGATTGTCGATGAGACAGCTAACGTCAAGCGGGCCGCTGAAAGCATCACCTGGGGCAAGTTCGCCAACAACGGTCAAACCTGCATCGCTCCGGATTACCTCTTTGTGCATGAATCTGTAAAAGAGGCCTTTGTAGAAGCAGCCAGTGCCCAAATTCGTAAGTTTTATGGGGACAACCCGGAACAAAGCGCAGATTACTGCCGCATCGTGAACGGTCGGCATCACGGCCGGATTCAAGGCCTGATGACAGAAGCTGTCGATAAAGGGGCGCGCATTGCTCATGGCGGACAAAGCAACGATGAGGAGCATTTTTTGGCGCCGACGCTGATCACCGACGTGCCCGCAGATGCCCGCATCATGGAAGAAGAGATCTTTGGTCCCCTGCTACCGATTCTGACCTACACAGATCTTGACCAGGTTCTGGGGCATATCAACGAGAACCCGAAACCACTTGCGCTCTACTTGTTCAGCCGAGACCAGGCAACCATGGACAAGGTCATGCACTCCACCAGCGCCGGGAGCACATGCATTAATACGAATATGGTGCAGTATCTTCACGGCAACCTACCATTTGGTGGCGTGAACAACAGTGGAATCGGCAACGCGCATGGGCACTGGGGATTTAAGGCGTTTTCTCATGAACGTTCTGTCGTGCGAGACAAATTCTCGATGACCAAGATGTTTAACCCTCCGTACACCGACTTCGTCAAAAAGATGATTAAGTTCACGGTGAATCACGCCGCATAG
- the tyrS gene encoding tyrosine--tRNA ligase → MPNTDDQLAELLRGAEEVIREEDLTARLSEGRPLTIKAGFDPTAPDLHLGHTVLLNKMRAFQSFGHRVVFLIGDFTGMIGDPTGKSETRPALTPEQVAENAQTYKEQVFKILDAERTEVRFNSEWFGSMQASDMIQLASKHTVARMLERDDFSKRYKGGLPIAIHEFLYPLVQGYDSVALKADVELGGTDQTFNLLVGRQLQQSHGQRPQVVMTMPLLEGLDGVNKMSKSLGNYIGVTDSPDDMFGKVMSISDELMWRYFELLSSKSLDDIARARASIDEGRNPRDIKFELGQELVARFHGSAAASSALEAFINRFQQGQLPEDIPEVDVVAVDGGLQVAQAMKLAGLVASTSEAFRMIKQQAVRLDGERLTDRQLRLETGAVVTIQVGKRRIARVRVQGGE, encoded by the coding sequence ATGCCCAATACAGACGATCAGCTCGCCGAACTGCTTCGTGGTGCCGAGGAGGTCATTCGCGAAGAGGACCTGACGGCGCGGCTCAGTGAGGGGCGGCCGTTGACGATCAAGGCGGGGTTCGATCCCACCGCGCCAGACCTGCACCTAGGGCATACCGTCTTGTTAAACAAGATGCGTGCCTTTCAGTCCTTTGGCCACCGTGTCGTTTTTCTGATCGGTGACTTCACCGGGATGATTGGCGATCCGACCGGCAAGAGCGAGACCCGCCCTGCGCTCACCCCCGAGCAAGTGGCGGAGAACGCGCAGACGTATAAGGAGCAAGTCTTCAAGATTCTGGATGCAGAGCGTACAGAAGTTCGCTTCAATTCGGAATGGTTTGGATCGATGCAGGCCAGCGACATGATTCAGCTTGCGTCTAAGCACACCGTGGCGCGGATGTTGGAGAGGGATGATTTCTCCAAGCGGTACAAGGGTGGCTTGCCCATTGCGATCCATGAGTTCCTGTACCCGCTGGTGCAGGGATATGACTCGGTGGCGCTCAAGGCCGACGTTGAGCTGGGCGGAACAGACCAGACCTTCAATTTGCTTGTGGGACGTCAACTTCAGCAGTCGCACGGCCAGAGGCCGCAGGTGGTCATGACCATGCCGTTGCTTGAGGGGCTCGACGGCGTCAACAAGATGAGTAAATCACTGGGCAACTACATCGGTGTCACGGATAGTCCGGACGACATGTTCGGGAAGGTCATGTCGATATCGGACGAACTGATGTGGCGCTACTTTGAGCTCTTGTCGTCAAAGTCTCTAGATGATATCGCGCGCGCACGCGCTTCTATTGATGAGGGGCGGAACCCTCGTGATATCAAGTTCGAGCTGGGCCAGGAGTTGGTCGCACGCTTCCATGGGAGCGCCGCGGCAAGCTCCGCGCTTGAAGCCTTTATCAATCGGTTCCAGCAGGGGCAGCTGCCGGAGGACATACCGGAAGTTGACGTGGTGGCAGTCGATGGTGGTCTGCAGGTCGCCCAGGCCATGAAGCTGGCCGGCCTAGTTGCCAGCACATCAGAGGCGTTTCGCATGATCAAGCAGCAGGCCGTACGCCTGGATGGCGAGCGTCTGACTGACCGCCAGCTCAGGCTCGAGACCGGTGCGGTCGTCACGATTCAGGTGGGTAAGCGCCGAATTGCTCGCGTAAGGGTTCAGGGTGGCGAATAG
- a CDS encoding OapA family protein, translated as MLSATAISSGSLAAVLALLPAEEATTLEVAPPRVGDLSPVPVAGALTTPATPRDNSPIEALVEEALTTEVAANWLEMTVASGDTLSGLFDRYGLAAADWMALSKTAGAGEALTRIRPGDRLRIDRDASGRVTRLEYPLDQLTTLTVERGDEGQFVAETLTVDVEERIAYATGEIHSSLFATANAAGLSDKLTMELANIFGWDIDFALDIRRGDQFAVVYQQRFLEGEKIADGDILAAEFVNQGRLIRAVRFETPEGDADYYTPSGDSMRKAFIRTPVDFARISSGFNLNRKHPILNTIRAHRGVDYAAPRGTPIKSTGDGKVIFAGTKGGYGRTVIVQHGRQYTTLYAHMNSFRKGIRTGARVRQGQTIGYVGSSGLATGPHLHYEFRLDGVHRNPVTVPLPRAHPVPAALKAEFTQATAPLVAQLNVLSKTQVAANTAE; from the coding sequence GTGCTTTCTGCCACGGCGATTTCTAGCGGCAGTCTGGCGGCGGTTCTCGCACTGCTGCCAGCCGAAGAAGCGACGACGCTGGAGGTCGCGCCACCGCGCGTGGGGGACCTTAGCCCCGTGCCCGTGGCGGGCGCACTAACGACACCGGCAACCCCTCGCGACAACTCGCCCATCGAAGCATTGGTCGAGGAGGCCCTGACGACCGAGGTCGCAGCGAACTGGCTGGAAATGACTGTTGCCAGCGGCGACACACTGTCCGGCCTGTTCGATCGTTACGGCTTGGCTGCGGCTGACTGGATGGCCTTGAGCAAAACAGCCGGTGCCGGCGAGGCGCTGACTCGCATCCGCCCCGGAGATCGCCTGCGGATTGATCGTGACGCGTCCGGCCGGGTGACTCGCCTCGAGTATCCACTAGACCAGCTGACCACGTTGACTGTGGAGCGCGGGGACGAAGGCCAGTTCGTGGCTGAGACCCTGACCGTCGACGTAGAGGAGCGGATTGCCTACGCCACCGGTGAGATTCATAGCAGCCTATTTGCAACCGCCAACGCGGCCGGCCTCAGCGACAAGCTGACGATGGAACTGGCGAACATCTTTGGCTGGGACATCGATTTTGCCTTGGACATCCGTCGTGGCGATCAATTTGCCGTGGTGTACCAACAACGATTCCTCGAAGGCGAGAAGATCGCCGACGGCGACATCCTCGCTGCCGAGTTCGTCAATCAGGGGCGGCTCATCCGCGCAGTCCGATTTGAAACACCAGAAGGCGACGCGGATTACTACACCCCGTCAGGCGATTCCATGCGCAAGGCCTTTATTCGCACGCCGGTCGACTTCGCAAGAATCAGCAGCGGCTTCAACCTGAACCGCAAGCACCCCATCCTGAACACAATTCGGGCCCACCGAGGCGTGGATTACGCAGCCCCGAGAGGTACGCCGATCAAGTCCACGGGAGATGGCAAAGTGATCTTTGCCGGAACCAAGGGCGGCTATGGACGCACGGTCATCGTTCAGCACGGGCGTCAGTACACAACGCTCTACGCTCACATGAACAGCTTCCGCAAGGGCATCCGGACCGGGGCACGCGTCCGTCAGGGCCAGACCATCGGTTATGTGGGCAGCAGCGGCCTGGCGACAGGGCCACACCTGCACTATGAGTTCCGCCTGGATGGCGTTCACCGCAACCCGGTCACCGTCCCCTTACCTCGCGCCCACCCCGTTCCGGCAGCTCTCAAGGCCGAGTTCACGCAGGCCACGGCACCCCTGGTTGCGCAGCTCAACGTGTTGTCTAAAACACAAGTCGCAGCTAACACGGCGGAGTGA